Part of the Halobaculum halobium genome, GACGTGTTGAACTACGCGCTGACGCTGGAGCACCTGGAGAACGCCTTCTACCGCGAGGGATTCGACGAGTTCTCGAACGACGAGATCATGATGGCCGACTCCCTGTCGGAGTTCAGCGAGACGCTGCGGATGCAGGTGCCCGAGTACCTCGCGCTCGCCGGCGAACACGAGGCCGCGCACGTCGACGCCATCGCAGCGACGATCGAGGACCTCGGCGGCACGCCCGTCGAGGAGGCCGAATACGACTTCGGCTACTCGACGCCCTCGGAGTTCCTTGCAACCGCTGGCGCCTTGGAGAACACCGGCGTCGCCGCCTACACGGGCGCGGCCGCGGCGATCAAGCAGAACGCGGTGCTTGGTGCCGCCGCCGGCATCCAGAGCGTGGAGGCGCGCCACGCCTCGTTCCTCAACCTGATCAACGGCGAGATGCCGTACCCCAACGCCGTCGAGGAGGCGGCGAGCGTGGACGAGATCTTCGAGATCGCCGGCCAGTTCATCACCAGCGACGTCTCCTCGCCGGCGCCGCTCGACGGCGAGGACGAGCCGACCGCCGACCGGAAGGCGGACAACGACGTGAGCGACGTGGACGTGTTGAACTACGCGCTGACGCTGGAGCACCTGGAGAACGCCTTCTACCGCGAGGGGCTGGAGACGTACTCCGACGACGAGCTGATGAACGCGAGCGTGCTGTCCGACTACGGCGAGACGCTCCGGATGACGGTGCCCGATCGACTCCGGACGGCAGGCGAGCACGAGGCCGCGCACGTCAGCGCCATCGCCGATACGGTCGACCAACTCGGGGGCACGCCCGTCGAGGAGGCGACCTACGACTTCGGCTACTCGACACCCTCGGAATTCCTCGGCGTCGCCCGCGCGCTGGAGAACACCGGCGTCTCGGCGTACGCCGGGCAGGCCGGCACCGTCGCCAACGACCAGGTGTTCGGCGCGGCCGTCGGCATCCACGCCGTCGAGGCGCGCCACGCCTCGTTCCTCAACGAGTTGAACGTCGAGTCGCCGTTCCCGATGGCCGTCGACGAGCCG contains:
- a CDS encoding ferritin-like domain-containing protein; this translates as MTDSRRSSNATDDATSDRFTRRRFAGTLAAAGAVGIAGCSGAGGDAATEEPTEAMDTPMDTPTETETETAEPTEEPAPNPDVDVLNYALTLEHLENAFYREGFDEFSNDEIMMADSLSEFSETLRMQVPEYLALAGEHEAAHVDAIAATIEDLGGTPVEEAEYDFGYSTPSEFLATAGALENTGVAAYTGAAAAIKQNAVLGAAAGIQSVEARHASFLNLINGEMPYPNAVEEAASVDEIFEIAGQFITSDVSSPAPLDGEDEPTADRKADNDVSDVDVLNYALTLEHLENAFYREGLETYSDDELMNASVLSDYGETLRMTVPDRLRTAGEHEAAHVSAIADTVDQLGGTPVEEATYDFGYSTPSEFLGVARALENTGVSAYAGQAGTVANDQVFGAAVGIHAVEARHASFLNELNVESPFPMAVDEPRTMDEVVEIAGQFIVEE